From the genome of Anabrus simplex isolate iqAnaSimp1 chromosome X, ASM4041472v1, whole genome shotgun sequence, one region includes:
- the LOC136886758 gene encoding eukaryotic translation initiation factor 4E-like, with translation MAAVEVNKINDHEKKKKCPSPDFSVKHSLQNSWTLWYSHNDTKSDWAENQRQIATFNTVEDFWSLFNHIKKSNKLDQGQGYALFKTGIRPMWEDEANTKGGRWLINLEKRKRDKDLNKYWQEVLLLLIGEGFDEHSDDVSGAVVNRRVKGGKIGVWTMDAHKCLSVVEIGRKLKERLFIGRDVTMNYQVHLDTMMKTGAVANIQ, from the coding sequence ATGGCGGCGGtagaagtaaataaaataaatgaccacgagaaaaagaaaaaatgtCCATCTCCAGACTTTTCTGTAAAACACTCCTTACAAAACAGCTGGACTTTATGGTATAGTCACAACGATACGAAGTCTGACTGGGCAGAAAATCAGCGACAAATAGCGACCTTCAATACGGTTGAAGACTTTTGGAGCCTCTTTAATCACATTAAGAAATCGAATAAACTAGATCAGGGACAAGGCTATGCGCTGTTCAAGACAGGAATACGTCCGATGTGGGAAGATGAAGCCAATACCAAAGGTGGAAGATGGCTGATCAATCTAGAGAAAAGAAAAAGAGATAAGGACCTCAATAAGTACTGGCAAGAAGTTTTATTGCTGTTAATTGGTGAAGGTTTTGATGAGCATAGTGACGATGTGTCAGGAGCCGTAGTAAACCGTAGGGTGAAAGGAGGTAAGATTGGTGTATGGACTATGGATGCACATAAATGTCTGAGTGTTGTAGAGATTGGACGGaaattgaaagaaagattattCATTGGTCGAGATGTTACTATGAATTACCAAGTTCATTTGGATACAATGATGAAGACAGGTGCTGTTGCTAATATCCAGTGA